In Chitinophagaceae bacterium C216, the genomic stretch GGGAAAATTCAATAATACATAAGCGCCCACCAGGTTTTAATACGCGTCGCATTTCTGAAAGGCCCTTTTCCAGATTTTCGAAATTGCGTACTCCGAAGGCTGCCATCACTACATCAAAAGAATCATCTGCAAATTGCAGATTTTCAGAATCGCCTAGTTGCAGGTCAATTTGCGAAGACAATCCCAATTTTTCTATTTTTCTACGTCCTTCCTCCAACATCTGTGCAGAGATATCCACTCCGGTAATTTTTTTCGGTTGCAACATCTGCATAGCCATAATGGCCATATCGCCGGTACCGGTAGCAATATCCAAAATATGTTGAGGCCGGTATTGTTTTAAGGCCTTTATGGCTTTTCTGCGCCAGCTTACATCAGTTCTAGCCGAAAGAAATCGATTCATAAAATCGTACTTTCCGGCTATTTTATCGAACATTTCGGCAACCTGCTCTTTCTTACTCTTCGCAGATTCTTCGAAAGGAATAATATGGTCGTGCGGCTGTGACGGCATAGCCACAAAGATAGGGGTTAGGGCCGGACGAGTGGTAGATTTTTAATTGCAGATTGTTTTAATTTACTTTATGCTTCGCTGTAGTACGTGACTATATTTGCATTAATTACACAAAAGCCTGCGCTAATGAAAGACTTTTTCAAGTATATAGAACTGGATGTGCTTTCGTCCACGCCCAAATATCTGCAACTGGCGCAGTCCATCATTAAGGCCATTGCTACCAGCAAAATAAAAAAGGATGATGTACTGCCTTCCATCAACGAGATGAGTTTTGAGCTGGACATTTCGCGGGATACAGCCGAAAAAACATACAAATATCTGAAAAAATTAGGCGTACTGGGCTCCGTTCCTGGCAAAGGTTATTATGTCAAAAACAGTGAGGTTAAAAGCGATATTAAAGTCTTTCTTTTATTTAACAAACTAAGCGCGCATAAGAAAATCATTTACGATGCTTTTGTAAGAACACTGGGAGATAATGCCGTTATTGATTTCTATATATACAATAACGATTTTAATCTGTTCAAGCGCCTCCTTACCAATGCCGGCAAGCATTACACACATTATGTTATCATCGCTCACTTTCTAGAAAGTGGGGCCAATGCTTACGAAATCCTTAATACAATCCCAAAAGAGAAACTGATATTGTTGGACAAATTGGTACCCGGCGTAAGCGCAGACTGCAGTGCCGTGTATGAAAATTTTGAAAAAGATATCTATTCGGCATTGGAGCAATCACTTGCTTCACTAAAAAAGTATGACACTTTAAAAATCATCATACCGGCATATACTTATTTCCCCGATGAAATCCGCAAAGGGTTTAGAAAGTTTTGTACCAATTACGGATTTTCTGCATCGGTGGTGCACAATATACAGCGAGAGAAGATTCAGAAAGGTACTGCCTACATCTGTCTTATGGAAGATGATCTCGTTATCTTAATTGAAAAAATAAAAGAAATCGGATTAAAAATAGGAAAAGATATAGGGGTGATTAGTTATAATGAAACCCCACTTAAAAAACTGATATTGCAGGGCATTACTACATTTTCCACTGATTTTGAGTTGATGGGTGAAGAAGCTGCACGACTGATTCTGGAAGGGAGTAAGAAGCATATTGAAATTCCATTTCACGTACGGCTAAGACCTTCCCTTTAACCAAAAACACACCTTTGATGTGTATACTGAACTTATCCTTTCAAAAATTGTATATCTTACACATTCCAATCAGCGCCTATTA encodes the following:
- the ubiE gene encoding Ubiquinone/menaquinone biosynthesis C-methyltransferase UbiE gives rise to the protein MPSQPHDHIIPFEESAKSKKEQVAEMFDKIAGKYDFMNRFLSARTDVSWRRKAIKALKQYRPQHILDIATGTGDMAIMAMQMLQPKKITGVDISAQMLEEGRRKIEKLGLSSQIDLQLGDSENLQFADDSFDVVMAAFGVRNFENLEKGLSEMRRVLKPGGRLCIIEFSRPKPAFINSLYQFYMGNIAPQIAKLFHQDKKAYQYLNRSANAFPERKDFTAILSQVGFVQPDYRALTFGMCCIYSATK